From one Chanodichthys erythropterus isolate Z2021 chromosome 3, ASM2448905v1, whole genome shotgun sequence genomic stretch:
- the wizb gene encoding protein Wiz isoform X2, with translation MEPEDDLSTRDTQDLMSNQGLLPSTSTSLLNCTFLGGLLHCDDMEKGDGNGESEGLNCFFPTLEHCGKGQRSPRSSAFPSSLTWDSDSEKETLDEEELQHFSNPHGLAAHSPGSPTSGLQQDSFDIDPCQEPVETKHLFLDKNPLAPLEVENQDVAYREPTTTDSSLPKHAAKLEQRKVSNLPDTTPKEGCQKEEKDKRKVVNRRGREEKNTKEADVYTFPADSDPESPPPGPWAHCTFIQRRRKKRAILRPFSGLGTWQRTTGAGRRTRGKNTGAKQRKKTTKDVGGMFNFKEEKTEKVRGRQNSVVDHQLDKDLSQEIFTCVECSIYFKKRVHLREHMREHGQVSRSGKKWQCGEKEAWSGHLNKNAFECIECGQEFVDKVLLLDHHRCHEESRQKILEEIGKLNKGEKQVAVQAGCSNASKPVNVESTKVSCGQFVCLECNFSSDVSQELSEHAKTHTTRKRTGVYRTSPRFQQKSCKKGQVQSSADVTPTFVTSPVNKRYPIRASKKTKETQPDIAPSQVDSSSLSCRSASATPGEATDQPDKATLHASTDPADESRQIEETSLANPMEEDVLQPQHLISPPPNPRAVPRRKDVALKSIGKKRSVRATKDKLGRTRASRRLDPKSTLTTGVKKQVQISNQTADKGQKEDIPTPEPEHDPKQDSKTENEPPASALDLKASSSSPKKSSKKLEAQEEEPKLKKDKSDSQGRSGEDTPVAAKLEDGDDDDNDDDDDDDEYEEDEDVVNRLIGALTEEDDEDDDREGLFKSVERKCPYCSDQFHNGIGLANHIRGHLNRVGVSYNVRHFISPEEVNAIEKKFSYQKKKKKVANFDPSTFSVMRCEFCSAGFDTRAGLSSHARAHLRDFGITNWEVTVSPINILRELFAKHPDLVLPTHNLQSSQEENSDEEQDSRKDMKDEENMTANLATLSSESPKQHWKEKHNISEPKGGEEAEDEEEEEEEAQMPLTDKLSRSPEEKTLFSLEEQSPESKETDSLGSNLLKCEFCGATFETRRGLSSHARSHLRQLGVGMSENSGAPIDLLYQITKERSVDACFTGTSPTVESSKKPQHHAPIVPIPNPTKDVETEEGLLDTKPPVPFSVAGSAIKVSSSPTTPSAAGSLPSSPFVKSRSPSPVLRKAPISSLLPVSSPLRSQEHKALGKNQSTNLSSPTKPFWAPQETDAPLNLTMDVDAKDIICQLCGAWFETRKGLSSHARAHLRHFGIEYSESKGSPIDLLNRFILTDDFKHRANSFLSDGPEDLRSQKTSMTSIVPSTSTTSSKRPISSSPVLYKMATSSLRTTIGSKATSSSAHTLLGPPTKKLKPSSLQVLRFSGGEVMSFPIEPMKDVGCEFCGELFENRKGLSSHARSHLRQLGITEWSVNGSPIDTLKDIIVRRGLPSIMPLKSPKSPCSSPGLGLPRPVVQSSSPPGNVLGRLPFHFAKTPSHDQPTTRKMSPSTSAANSPPTVELVKPKPEPEIVEVTMKGSDMGVNKGYSPEPLHSSLNTSDNVYPVNLVMTQEKEPSRDIRCEFCGEFFENRKGLSSHARSHLRHMGITEWSVNGSPIDTLWEVMRRQGTTPASVALGIKEEPGQDGGISLHSPGYQTSALSRKSPLNLLHSGSRLHKHGLGSMALSPTSPVGKIFGVSQLKKKVLVEEGQPGEKTLLVQSKNFSPPPQDYSFKGKALLEKHGVGHMDASCELCGFYFENRKALASHARAHLRQFGVTEWCVNGSPIETLSAWIRSRPQKAAEMQQSYAQGARYAQKKRCNSALSPSCNSDTTIPVSQKPAVAKWASLTLPQKRAIGRDANSCSWGLSSRGTDAKSRNGSSTQHGLIPQPGSHHASNALPHAQVAHSELNVRLPRGFERRPPKHPSHAEGGEGESGPPKPRSSTVPALVPKPPSTPLVRLVGKIYSLKCRFCDVEFHGPLSVQEDWIRHLQQHILNLNYNKTASPANDTPAQIDTPAPNPTVSAATSTTSCSTTTTAPAATPSTPSPMPTTTPTSASTPTPTLNQASVGLPATVEPIPSPAN, from the exons ATGGAGCCTGAGGATGATCTCTCGACCAGGGACACCCAAGATCTGATGTCCAACCAAGGATTACTGCCTTCAACATCAACATCCTTACTCAACTGCACCTTCCTG GGGGGGTTATTACATTGTGATGACATGGAGAAGGGTGATGGAAATGGAGAATCGGAAGGTCTGAACTGCTTTTTCCCCACACTGGAGCATTGTGGTAAAGGACAGAGAAGTCCACGATCTTCAGCCTTTCCCTCATCTCTCACATGGGACTCGGACTCTGAGAAAGAAACCTTGGATG AGGAAGAACTTCAGCACTTTTCTAACCCTCATGGTCTGGCTGCTCACAGCCCAGGGAGTCCCACCTCCGGACTACAACAAGACAG CTTTGACATTGATCCGTGCCAAGAACCTGTGGAAACCAAGCACTTATTTCTTGATAAAAACCCACTTGCCCCCCTGGAGGTGGAGAATCAAGATGTTGCATACAGAGAGCCAACAACTACAGACTCCAGCCTACCCAAGCATGCAGCAAAac TGGAACAAAGGAAAGTGAGCAATCTACCAGATACTACACCAAAAGAGGGATGCCAAAAAGAAGAGAAAGATAAGCGGAAAGTCGTTAATCGTAGAGGGCGGGAAGAGAAGAACACCAAAGAGGCGGATGTATACACCTTCCCAGCAGACTCTGACCCAGAGAGTCCACCACCTGGACCTTGGGCACACTGCACCTTCATCCAGCGCAGAAGGAAAAAGAGGGCTATACTGAGGCCTTTCTCTGGTTTAGGCACCTGGCAACGCACAACGGGAGCCGGCAGAAGGACCAGGGGAAAAAACACTGGAGCAAAGCAGCGTAAGAAAACCACAAAGGATGTGGGAGGGATGTTCAATTTTAAAGAGGAAAAAACAGAGAAGGTACGGGGTAGGCAGAACTCAGTAGTAGACCACCAATTGGACAAAGACCTCTCCCAAGAGATTTTTACATGTGTAGAATGTAGCATTTACTTCAAAAAACGTGTCCATCTACGTGAACACATGCGAGAGCACGGCCAGGTCAGTAGATCTGGGAAGAAATGGCAATGTGGAGAGAAAGAAGCTTGGAGCGGACATCTtaataaaaatgcttttgaatGTATAGAGTGTGGTCAGGAGTTTGTAGACAAGGTACTGCTTCTAGATCATCACCGATGCCATGAGGAGTCACGGCAGAAAATCCTTGAAGAGATTGGAAAATTAAATAAGGGGGAAAAGCAGGTGGCAGTGCAAGCTGGTTGCAGTAATGCATCGAAGCCAGTCAACGTAGAGTCAACAAAGGTCAGCTGTGGCCAGTTTGTGTGTCTTGAGTGCAACTTTAGCTCTGACGTGTCTCAAGAGCTTTCCGAGCATGCCAAGACGCACACCACCCGAAAAAGGACCGGTGTTTATCGAACTTCCCCCCGCTTTCAGCAGAAGTCCTGCAAGAAAGGACAGGTCCAGTCCTCTGCAGATGTTACACCAACTTTTGTCACTTCACCTGTCAACAAGAGGTACCCCATCCGAGCATCCAAAAAAACTAAAGAAACACAGCCTGACATTGCTCCTTCACAGGTGGACTCTAGTTCATTGTCTTGTCGAAGTGCTTCTGCAACCCCCGGAGAAGCCACAGACCAACCAGATAAAGCAACCCTGCATGCAAGTACAGACCCTGCGGATGAGTCGAGACAAATAGAAGAGACATCTCTGGCTAATCCTATGGAAGAGGATGTTCTACAACCTCAGCATCTCATTTCTCCTCCTCCAAATCCAAGGGCTGTTCCGCGGCGCAAGGATGTGGCTTTAAAGAGCATAGGAAAAAAGCGCTCAGTCAGGGCCACAAAGGATAAACTGGGGCGTACGAGAGCAAGTAGAAGACTTGATCCTAAGTCAACCCTGACTACTGGTGTAAAAAAACAAGTCCAAATCTCAAACCAGACTGCAGATAAGGGCCAGAAAGAAGACATTCCAACACCAGAACCAGAGCATGATCCGAAACAAGACTCCAAAACAG AGAATGAGCCACCTGCCAGTGCTCTGGATCTCAAAGCCAGCTCCTCTTCACCAAAGAAGAGTAGCAAAAAGCTTGAAGCACAGGAGGAGGAACCCAAACTCAAAAAAGACAAATCTGATAGTCAGGGGAGGAGCGGAGAAGACACACCTGTTGCTGCAAAACTAGaggatggtgatgatgatgataatgatgatgatgatgatgatgatgaatatgAAGAGGATGAAGATGTTGTAAATCGTCTTATTGGTGCATTAACCGAGGAAGATGACGAAGATGATGATAGAGAGGGGTTGTTCAAGAGTGTGGAAAGAAAATGCCCTTATTGCTCTGATCAATTCCATAATGGCATTGGACTAGCTAATCACATTAGGGGTCACCTGAACAGAGTGGGTGTCAGTTACAACGTTAGACACTTTATCTCCCCAGAGGAGGTTAATGCCATTGAGAAGAAATTCTCCTaccagaaaaagaagaaaaaag TCGCCAACTTTGACCCATCCACCTTCAGCGTAATGAGATGCGAGTTCTGCAGTGCCGGCTTTGACACCAGGGCTGGTCTCTCCAGTCATGCCCGAGCCCATCTCCGAGACTTTGGCATCACCAATTGGGAAGTCACGGTTTCTCCCATTAATATTCTCAGAGAGCTTTTTGCCAAGCATCCAGATCTTGTTTTACCCACTCATAATCTCCAGTCAAGTCAAGAGGAAAACTCTGATGAGGAGCAAGATAGCAGAAAAGATATGAAAGATGAGGAGAACATGACTGCAAATCTTGCCACTCTTTCCTCTGAATCTCCAAAACAGCACTGGAAAGAAAAGCACAATATCAGTGAACCGAAGG GTGGGGAGGAGgcagaggatgaggaagaggaagaagaggaggcCCAAATGCCCCTTACAGATAAGTTGTCCAGAAGTCCAGAAGAAAAGACCCTGTTTTCTCTAGAGGAACAGAGCCCTGAATCTAAAGAGACAGATTCTTTGG GCTCCAACTTGTTGAAATGTGAGTTTTGTGGTGCTACCTTTGAAACACGTCGTGGTTTGTCTAGCCATGCCCGCTCTCACCTACGACAGCTGGGTGTCGGCATGTCGGAGAACAGTGGAGCACCCATTGATCTTCTCTACCAGATCACTAAGGAACGCTCCGTTGATGCATGCTTCACGGGCACCTCCCCTACTGTGGAATCATCTAAGAAGCCCCAGCACCATGCCCCTATTGTTCCTATACCTAACCCCACAAAAGATGTTGAAACTGAAGAAGGACTGCTGGACACCAAGCCCCCTGTCCCATTTTCTGTTGCTGGTTCCGCTATTAAAGTTTCCTCTTCCCCGACTACTCCATCTGCAGCTGGCTCTCTACCTTCCTCTCCATTTGTAAAGTCTCGATCCCCTTCCCCAGTGCTGAGAAAGGCTCCCATCTCTTCCTTACTACCCGTGTCTTCCCCACTGCGATCCCAGGAGCATAAGGCCTTAGGAAAGAACCAGTCTACAAACCTCTCCAGTCCAACCAAACCATTCTGGGCACCGCAAGAGACAGATGCCCCTTTAAACCTTA CGATGGATGTGGACGCTAAAGACATTATTTGCCAGTTGTGTGGTGCATGGTTTGAAACAAGAAAGGGCCTCTCGAGTCATGCTCGTGCCCATTTGCGCCATTTTGGGATTGAGTACTCGGAATCCAAGGGCTCCCCCATTGACTTACTCAACCGGTTCATCTTGACTGATGACTTTAAGCACAGAGCAAATTCTTTTCTCTCTGATGGTCCTGAGGATCTGAGGTCCCAGAAGACCAGCATGACTTCGATCGTACCCTCCACTTCCACTACGTCCTCTAAGAGGCCTATTTCCTCCAGCCCTGTCCTTTATAAAATGGCAACTTCTTCTTTGAGGACAACCATTGGCTCCAAAGCTACCTCGTCTTCTGCCCACACCCTATTGGGCCCACCAACGAAGAAGCTGAAACCCTCTTCTTTGCAGGTCCTTCGTTTCAGTGGTGGGGAGGTGATGTCCTTTCCTATAG AGCCAATGAAAGATGTGGGCTGTGAATTCTGTGGAGAACTTTTTGAGAACCGCAAAGGCCTCTCCAGTCATGCTCGCTCCCATCTGCGGCAACTTGGCATCACCGAATGGTCTGTGAATGGCTCACCTATTGACACACTAAAAGACATTATAGTTCGTCGAGGCCTACCATCCATCATGCCTCTGAAGTCCCCCAAATCCCCCTGTTCTTCTCCGGGCCTAGGACTGCCTCGACCCGTGGTCCAGTCCTCTTCCCCACCAGGGAATGTTCTTGGGCGCCTGCCTTTCCACTTTGCCAAAACACCAAGCCACGACCAGCCTACTACCCGTAAAATGTCTCCTTCGACATCTGCTGCCAATTCCCCCCCAACAGTAGAGCTGGTTAAGCCAAAACCAGAGCCTGAAATTGTAGAAGTTACCATGAAAGGATCAGACATGGGAGTAAATAAAGGCTACAGCCCAGAGCCACTACATTCTAGTTTAAATACTTCAGATAATGTTTATCCAGTCAACTTGG TCATGACTCAGGAGAAGGAACCATCCCGTGATATTCGCTGTGAATTCTGTGGTGAATTCTTTGAAAACCGCAAAGGCCTCTCAAGCCATGCACGATCACACTTGAGGCATATGGGTATCACGGAGTGGTCTGTGAACGGCTCACCTATTGACACGCTGTGGGAAGTCATGAGGAGACAGGGCACTACCCCTGCATCTGTTGCTCTGGGCATAAAGGAGGAGCCGGGACAGGATGGTGGCATTTCATTGCACAGTCCAGGCTATCAGACCTCTGCCTTGTCCCGCAAATCACCTCTTAATCTGCTCCACTCTGGTTCGCGCCTCCATAAGCATGGTCTGGGAAGCATGGCCTTGTCCCCCACCTCTCCTGTGGGGAAGATTTTTGGAGTGTCTCAACTGAAGAAGAAGGTGCTGGTGGAGGAGGGACAGCCAGGAGAGAAGACACTGCTTGTCCAATCTAAAAACTTCTCGCCTCCTCCACAGGATTATTCCTTTAAGGGTAAAGCCTTACTGGAGAAGCATGGGGTAGGCCACATGG atgCTAGTTGTGAACTCTGTGGATTCTACTTTGAGAACCGGAAGGCATTGGCTAGTCATGCTCGGGCACATTTACGACAGTTTGGCGTGACAGAGTGGTGCGTAAATGGTTCACCTATTGAGACACTGAGTGCCTGGATACGCAGCCGTCCACAGAAGGCAGCAGAGATGCAGCAAAGTTATGCGCAAGGAGCCCGCTATGCCCAAAAGAAA AGGTGCAATTCTGCTCTCTCACCATCCTGTAATTCAGACACTACAATTCCTGTTTCTCAAAAGCCTGCTGTTGCCAAATGGGCATCTCTCACTTTGCCTCAAAAGAGGGCAATTGGACGGGATGCCAATAGTTGTTCCTGGGGGTTGTCATCGCGGGGTACAGACGCAAAAAGCAGGAATGGAAGTTCCACTCAGCATGGCCTTATTCCACAGCCTGGTAGCCATCATGCCAGTAATGCACTTCCACATGCACAGGTGGCCCATAGTGAACTCAACGTGCGTTTGCCTCGAG GATTTGAGAGACGGCCACCTAAACACCCATCACATGCTGAAGGAGGAGAGGGAGAGAGTGGCCCCCCGAAGCCTCGCTCCAGTACCGTCCCTGCCCTTGTGCCAAAGCCCCCCTCCACCCCACTGGTTAGACTTGTGGGTAAAATTTACTCACTCAAGTGCCG GTTCTGTGACGTGGAGTTTCACGGCCCTCTCTCGGTACAGGAGGACTGGATCAGGCACCTGCAGCAGCACATCCTTAATCTTAACTACAACAAGACTGCATCACCCGCAAACGACACTCCTGCCCAAATTGACACTCCTGCTCCAAACCCAACAGTTTCAGCTGCTACCTCCACAACCAGCTGCTCCACTACAACCACAGCTCCTGCCGCGACCCCGTCCACACCCTCCCCAATGCCCACAACCACGCCCACTTCAGCCTCCACACCTACACCCACTCTCAACCAAGCCTCCGTGGGATTGCCGGCCACAGTAGAGCCAATTCCTTCACCTGCAAATTAG